Proteins encoded in a region of the Brevefilum fermentans genome:
- a CDS encoding FKBP-type peptidyl-prolyl cis-trans isomerase, protein MAEKQITSVEKNVVVTMDYRLEVDGKEIDSGPIQFLQGHGNIIPGLEAEVEGMQLGEEKEVLVKAEDAYGKYDPELEIEVPLSSFPEDFEIKLGHPMRMQDDKGHVFTAVAMGISDEIVMLNLNHPLAGKDLLFKTRVSALRPATELEIAQGCLASACSGCTSSNCGNC, encoded by the coding sequence ATGGCTGAAAAACAAATCACAAGTGTTGAGAAAAATGTTGTGGTAACGATGGATTACCGTTTAGAGGTCGATGGCAAGGAAATTGATTCCGGACCAATTCAATTTCTCCAGGGTCATGGCAATATTATCCCTGGCTTGGAAGCAGAAGTTGAAGGCATGCAACTGGGTGAGGAAAAAGAAGTCCTTGTCAAAGCTGAAGACGCCTACGGCAAATATGATCCCGAGCTGGAGATCGAAGTCCCGTTGTCCTCATTCCCCGAGGATTTTGAGATCAAATTAGGTCACCCGATGCGTATGCAGGATGACAAGGGACATGTGTTTACCGCCGTTGCTATGGGCATTTCCGATGAAATCGTGATGCTCAACCTCAATCACCCCCTGGCAGGCAAGGACTTGCTCTTCAAAACCAGAGTGAGTGCTCTGCGCCCGGCGACTGAGTTGGAAATTGCCCAGGGATGCCTGGCCAGTGCCTGCAGCGGATGCACGTCAAGCAATTGCGGTAATTGCTGA
- a CDS encoding cobalamin B12-binding domain-containing protein codes for MDGELKELYTAILEGQRDEAKEYVEAALRAGVPAGEVLDVMVNAMGEVGELFEEGEYFVPEMLIAARAMKTGMEILKPELVGADIQPIGKIVAGTVKGDLHDIGKNLVCMMLEGAGFQVVDLGTDVSPEAFIAAVQEHQPDFVAMSALLTTTMPNMETTITALNAAGLRGAVRVLIGGAPVTQSYADKIGADGYAPDASRAVKLAKTLLG; via the coding sequence ATGGATGGCGAGTTAAAAGAACTCTATACAGCAATCCTCGAAGGGCAGCGCGACGAGGCTAAGGAATATGTTGAAGCTGCTTTACGTGCAGGCGTGCCGGCAGGGGAGGTGCTGGATGTGATGGTTAATGCCATGGGCGAGGTGGGAGAATTGTTTGAGGAGGGCGAATACTTTGTGCCGGAAATGCTGATCGCTGCCCGGGCTATGAAAACAGGAATGGAAATCCTCAAACCCGAATTGGTGGGTGCGGATATCCAGCCAATTGGCAAGATTGTTGCCGGGACGGTCAAAGGTGATCTGCATGATATCGGTAAAAACCTGGTCTGTATGATGCTGGAGGGCGCCGGGTTCCAGGTGGTTGACCTGGGCACGGATGTATCCCCGGAAGCTTTTATTGCTGCTGTTCAGGAACATCAGCCTGATTTTGTGGCTATGTCTGCCCTGTTGACGACGACCATGCCGAACATGGAAACCACCATCACTGCCCTGAATGCAGCCGGTTTACGAGGTGCAGTCAGGGTTTTGATTGGCGGCGCGCCGGTTACGCAGAGTTATGCAGATAAAATTGGGGCTGATGGTTATGCCCCAGATGCCAGCCGTGCGGTCAAGCTGGCAAAAACTTTGCTCGGGTAA